Proteins from a genomic interval of Polaribacter sp. Q13:
- a CDS encoding RES family NAD+ phosphorylase, with product MNIFRLSKRKYATEFNGKGAEKSNNRWNSKGTEIIYTAESRALAMAEVAVHLTIATLPKDYVMITIDVPDAVSIQKIDVKKLIENWNSNPFNSVTKKIGDDFIDAMEACLLKVPSAVVQGDFNYLINPYHKDFKKIKITKIQNFPFDTRIFQ from the coding sequence ATGAATATCTTTAGACTATCTAAACGAAAATACGCTACGGAATTTAACGGAAAAGGAGCCGAAAAATCTAACAATAGATGGAATTCTAAAGGAACTGAAATTATTTATACAGCAGAAAGCAGAGCTTTGGCAATGGCAGAAGTTGCCGTACATTTAACAATTGCTACTTTGCCTAAAGACTATGTGATGATTACTATTGATGTTCCGGATGCTGTTTCTATCCAAAAAATTGATGTGAAAAAACTAATTGAAAATTGGAACAGTAATCCTTTTAATTCCGTTACAAAAAAAATTGGAGATGACTTTATAGATGCCATGGAAGCTTGTCTCTTAAAAGTTCCGTCTGCAGTGGTACAAGGAGATTTTAATTATTTGATAAACCCATATCATAAAGACTTTAAAAAGATAAAAATAACTAAAATACAGAATTTTCCTTTTGATA